The following proteins come from a genomic window of Kocuria palustris:
- a CDS encoding HEPN-associated N-terminal domain-containing protein, which translates to MGQVKRWLEEIEARGWSQVDKTVCTQCLTDYALVEAVRAFAGTTTCDYCGSPPARSGASAPVSLLLDLIVGSLRCEYEDPVEQVLWSSADGGYQMPCVDTYEVLEAHEVTENGDLLDDLTAAIGQTEWVQRDPYKVAPADALRYGWSEFRDHVKHRRRYSFLLQGPTPHQSPGEITINDVPAAVLRAVAEADQVRTLPAGTRWWRLRPHAPAETYVSAKDLGTPPDHVARDNRMSGKGIGAFYGASTALGAQREVASYADPSHVGTIGQFELLCDITVVDLTNAPRVPSLFDSSERHRRPSMRFMQDFVEDVRRVADPDDRLDLDYVPTQIISEFLRYELNHRTGPVLGVLWRSSKDPSIDCCVIFASHEEMTDLPLVDSAHVLGLDPGSVRVLSAPLTTGL; encoded by the coding sequence ATGGGCCAGGTGAAACGGTGGCTCGAGGAGATCGAAGCGCGGGGATGGAGCCAAGTCGATAAGACGGTCTGCACGCAATGCCTCACGGACTACGCCCTCGTCGAAGCCGTCCGGGCCTTCGCCGGCACCACGACGTGTGACTACTGTGGCTCTCCCCCTGCCAGATCTGGAGCAAGCGCGCCGGTATCGCTCCTCCTAGACCTCATTGTGGGCAGTCTTCGATGCGAATATGAGGACCCTGTCGAGCAGGTGCTTTGGTCCTCAGCCGACGGCGGGTATCAGATGCCGTGCGTGGATACCTACGAAGTGCTTGAGGCTCACGAGGTGACGGAGAACGGAGATCTTCTCGACGACCTCACCGCAGCCATCGGCCAGACCGAATGGGTTCAACGCGACCCTTACAAGGTCGCGCCGGCCGACGCGCTTCGGTACGGATGGTCAGAGTTTCGAGATCATGTGAAGCATCGACGCCGGTACTCTTTCTTGCTCCAAGGGCCCACTCCGCACCAAAGTCCCGGCGAGATCACGATTAACGACGTGCCGGCCGCGGTTCTCAGAGCAGTGGCCGAGGCCGACCAGGTTCGAACCCTGCCCGCAGGAACCAGGTGGTGGCGACTTCGTCCGCACGCCCCAGCCGAAACCTATGTCAGCGCCAAGGATCTGGGTACGCCTCCCGATCACGTGGCGCGCGACAATCGCATGAGCGGCAAGGGCATTGGTGCCTTCTACGGGGCGTCCACCGCGCTGGGCGCACAGCGGGAGGTCGCGAGCTACGCAGATCCGTCCCACGTTGGCACCATTGGTCAGTTCGAACTACTTTGCGACATCACCGTGGTCGACCTGACGAATGCTCCTCGAGTACCATCGCTATTCGACTCGAGCGAACGGCACCGACGTCCTTCAATGAGATTTATGCAGGACTTCGTCGAAGACGTTCGACGGGTGGCCGACCCGGATGATCGTCTCGACCTCGACTACGTCCCGACACAGATCATCTCCGAGTTCCTCCGATACGAGCTCAACCACCGGACCGGACCCGTGCTTGGAGTCCTCTGGCGCTCATCGAAAGACCCAAGCATCGACTGTTGCGTCATCTTCGCTTCGCACGAGGAGATGACGGACCTCCCCTTGGTGGATAGTGCGCATGTTCTCGGACTGGATCCCGGATCCGTACGAGTGCTGAGCGCCCCTCTCACGACGGGCCTGTAG
- a CDS encoding YfbU family protein translates to MAVLNIRVEDRIRDQLKELADDEGLSLSEYVRNLVMEAVVPVYEQEAKHGDEPPQTTLRIIDRQILSMLHRILGRVLPEDANDVDGDLDYQLMRAQILEAGYTGEYWFETAGFQTELSQRDCGRVKDILDMFRIITYSIDRLEEDGSTVDEKLKNSLEFRGFDHNDALEGHMASYVEYLMRDDRWTELRPQLERNDSGNSHHRVLAVYVRMLAEYRRIMDGRGRGFSRTDYFLSLEELQQIDEASIHPSNRKSKG, encoded by the coding sequence ATGGCTGTTCTGAATATTCGGGTCGAGGACCGGATCCGCGACCAGCTCAAGGAACTGGCGGACGACGAGGGCCTCTCCCTCAGCGAGTACGTGCGCAACCTAGTGATGGAGGCCGTGGTGCCCGTGTACGAGCAGGAAGCAAAGCACGGCGACGAGCCTCCGCAGACGACCTTGCGGATCATCGATCGGCAGATCCTCTCGATGCTCCACCGCATCCTCGGCCGGGTTCTCCCTGAGGACGCGAACGACGTCGACGGCGACCTCGACTACCAGCTCATGCGAGCGCAGATCCTGGAGGCCGGTTACACAGGCGAGTACTGGTTCGAGACCGCAGGCTTCCAGACGGAGCTCTCCCAGCGCGACTGCGGGCGCGTCAAGGACATCCTCGACATGTTCCGGATCATCACCTACAGCATCGACCGTCTCGAGGAGGACGGGTCGACGGTCGACGAGAAGCTGAAGAACAGCCTCGAGTTCAGGGGGTTCGATCACAACGACGCACTTGAGGGCCACATGGCCAGCTATGTCGAGTATCTCATGCGCGACGACCGGTGGACCGAACTGAGGCCCCAGCTGGAGCGCAACGACAGCGGCAACTCGCATCACCGTGTGCTCGCCGTGTACGTGCGCATGCTGGCCGAGTACCGCCGGATCATGGACGGCCGCGGACGCGGCTTCAGCCGGACGGACTACTTCCTCTCGCTGGAAGAGCTGCAACAGATCGACGAGGCGAGCATCCATCCCTCGAACCGGAAGTCCAAGGGCTGA
- a CDS encoding AbiV family abortive infection protein encodes MAGKQHLPADLSPDQVIALQDALLANADRLLRAAVAMLDSENVSLARSLAILGMEESGKAIALHERRVQIASSPEGEPFVNQRLRDLWGLHGLKLEVVHNFLVHEDYWFGTEPSDPEENARVLGTIDEWKRDHNHLKQRGFYVDVTPTGDPITPQETADADAVRAVVGQVHQIGWQLRLGEHIEGKRQLEQHRDVPPASEEEIEQTRSLMRSVDPEIVEQIVESMRSGTTGEKLHNTSYAFVLAKNPFENVGRPGYEAQDRELWALAQDIECSSDANSETSN; translated from the coding sequence ATGGCAGGCAAGCAGCACCTCCCCGCAGACCTCAGTCCCGACCAGGTCATAGCATTGCAGGACGCCCTGCTCGCGAATGCGGATCGACTTCTCCGGGCAGCAGTGGCCATGCTGGACAGCGAGAACGTGTCCCTTGCACGGTCGCTGGCAATCCTTGGCATGGAGGAGTCAGGGAAGGCGATCGCTCTCCACGAACGGCGCGTGCAGATCGCCTCTTCCCCCGAAGGCGAGCCTTTCGTGAACCAGAGGCTGAGGGATCTGTGGGGGCTGCACGGGCTCAAGCTCGAGGTCGTGCACAACTTCCTGGTCCACGAGGACTACTGGTTCGGCACCGAGCCGTCGGACCCCGAGGAGAACGCACGGGTGCTCGGCACCATCGACGAGTGGAAGCGCGACCACAACCACCTCAAGCAGCGCGGGTTCTACGTCGACGTCACGCCAACGGGTGATCCGATCACGCCGCAGGAGACGGCCGACGCCGACGCCGTTCGCGCTGTAGTCGGCCAGGTGCATCAGATCGGCTGGCAGCTCCGCCTCGGCGAACACATCGAGGGCAAACGCCAGCTCGAGCAGCACCGGGATGTACCGCCGGCGTCCGAAGAGGAGATCGAACAGACGCGAAGCCTCATGCGCAGCGTCGATCCGGAGATCGTCGAGCAGATCGTCGAGTCGATGCGCAGCGGCACGACGGGCGAGAAGCTCCACAACACCAGCTACGCGTTCGTCCTGGCGAAGAACCCCTTCGAGAACGTCGGTCGACCTGGATACGAAGCACAGGACCGCGAACTCTGGGCGCTTGCGCAGGACATCGAGTGCTCGTCCGACGCGAACTCTGAGACGAGCAATTGA
- a CDS encoding UvrD-helicase domain-containing protein produces MANTPIGAQRRAVESTADRLLVVAPPGCGKTELLAMRAQRLIRDGTVRPGRRLLAITFTNRARDNLRERLRQQLGEAQMRASVSTMNFHELAARIVEAHAPVIGLERGYTGPNPSWLRRAMADRGLDRTRTKNVKDLLQTGKREPLTDAEVLERLASDQDALDIERARQTENYVDYGDLLRYAQLILRNDRVAALFQAHFDALLVDEFQDLSLQQYEITQRVARRNVTYVGDPFQGIFGWAGADPDHIHAELESSCEVVHLTSSFRSSPAVLSVVNSVSVDLGSPALEAAQPERWGKSGGHAYAAAYPNDTAEADGIVALTDYLAEKYPDDRIGVICRAVYRRGALDRAYERATHYPQFWDIALDTPRVVRLLKLHARHVDATASFAEQVAELEERACTALPPTEVDTLTEIHEACEQLSEYEDTESSVASLVNRIRDHHAVSAIAPGVHVLNAHVGKGQQFDWVIVMALEDGHVPSSYSRTEEAVLEDARILLVMVSRARKGLFLTHATSNTNQYGRVFHNDPSRWWEQMAAAAKSMPQNVAKLLKVSG; encoded by the coding sequence ATGGCGAACACCCCGATCGGCGCGCAGCGCAGGGCAGTCGAAAGCACCGCAGATCGTTTGCTAGTCGTCGCGCCGCCGGGTTGCGGGAAGACGGAGCTGCTTGCCATGCGAGCGCAGCGCTTGATCCGAGACGGCACCGTGCGGCCCGGCCGTCGACTTCTCGCAATCACGTTCACCAACAGGGCGAGGGACAACCTTCGCGAGCGACTGCGGCAGCAGCTCGGCGAGGCGCAGATGCGCGCGAGCGTGTCGACTATGAACTTCCACGAGCTCGCGGCGCGCATCGTCGAAGCGCACGCTCCGGTGATCGGGCTCGAACGGGGCTATACCGGTCCGAATCCCTCGTGGCTGCGTCGAGCCATGGCGGACCGAGGCCTCGATCGCACGCGCACGAAGAACGTGAAGGATCTCCTTCAAACGGGCAAACGCGAGCCCCTGACCGACGCCGAGGTCCTCGAGCGCCTGGCAAGCGATCAGGACGCACTGGACATCGAGCGCGCAAGGCAGACGGAGAACTACGTCGACTACGGAGATCTCCTGCGCTATGCACAGCTCATCCTCCGCAACGACCGCGTCGCGGCACTCTTCCAAGCCCACTTCGACGCGCTTCTCGTCGACGAGTTCCAGGATCTCTCCCTCCAGCAATACGAAATCACCCAGCGCGTCGCCCGACGAAACGTGACATATGTCGGCGATCCGTTCCAAGGCATCTTCGGCTGGGCTGGTGCCGATCCGGATCATATCCACGCTGAGCTCGAGTCGAGCTGCGAGGTCGTGCATCTCACGAGCTCGTTCCGCTCCTCCCCCGCCGTCCTCAGCGTCGTCAACAGCGTCTCCGTGGACCTCGGTTCACCTGCGCTGGAAGCCGCCCAGCCGGAACGCTGGGGCAAGTCCGGCGGGCACGCGTATGCCGCCGCTTACCCGAACGACACAGCAGAAGCAGACGGCATCGTCGCGCTCACCGACTACCTCGCCGAGAAGTACCCCGACGATCGGATCGGCGTGATCTGCCGCGCCGTGTATCGCCGCGGCGCGCTGGACCGCGCGTACGAGCGCGCTACCCATTACCCCCAGTTCTGGGACATCGCGCTGGACACACCACGGGTGGTGCGCCTGCTTAAGCTCCACGCTCGACACGTCGACGCAACAGCCTCATTCGCTGAGCAGGTGGCCGAGCTCGAGGAGCGCGCATGCACAGCGCTGCCGCCCACGGAGGTCGACACGCTGACAGAGATCCACGAAGCCTGCGAGCAGCTGAGCGAGTACGAGGACACCGAGTCATCCGTCGCTTCGCTGGTGAACCGCATTCGCGATCACCACGCGGTCTCCGCGATCGCACCGGGGGTGCACGTCTTGAACGCGCATGTCGGCAAGGGCCAGCAGTTCGACTGGGTGATCGTGATGGCGCTCGAGGACGGTCACGTACCAAGCTCGTATTCCCGAACGGAAGAAGCCGTGCTCGAAGACGCGCGGATCCTTCTTGTGATGGTCTCCAGGGCACGGAAGGGGCTTTTCCTCACCCACGCGACATCGAACACGAACCAGTACGGACGCGTGTTCCACAACGATCCGTCGAGGTGGTGGGAGCAGATGGCGGCTGCCGCAAAGTCCATGCCACAGAACGTGGCGAAACTGCTCAAGGTGAGCGGCTAG
- a CDS encoding ATP-dependent nuclease, which yields MKLSQIKIMGHAVLADLEVPVREHLVIVGGNDVGKTSILRLLHQLLGASTQQLYQSIHPEHIRAGADMLVVEARLEGFSEEEAGQFPFQMSVREGEPDYLLLRLEVARVEGDPDNVLIDRYFPDSGNRRQPTRDQLAVIGWQYLPADRSNSADYMEGKRSAFRMMLDSVDVGNDSEALEDLLESFNEKLADNDALHSLRQEIAGHLSRAVPRSYDADGLTIRTTADPQSSPLDGATLYLRDGDRFKALGDQSDGMRQLMALTFFDLAQSAANIVAVDEPEIHLHAASQRTVAALFAASSKQRIVVTHSPYVVQRFEPKHVLVVNPDREVRQIPEANFSAVEKERIHWWSPQLLEGLTARKLLFVEGAADRVIVEVVAANAGVSLDRAGVSVFALDGADKFKKVLEIVGKNGFDLALCGLCDEDREHAWSGALGIKPKSLGKHGFFVARSDLEHEYVSLLGARTVADALIETGIAREQGLLNAGGASSLDDLTDNQVADFITKQDSRKIPAARAIAPLLTPTVIASSDALNGLIQHIKAMVV from the coding sequence ATGAAGCTCTCTCAGATCAAGATCATGGGGCACGCCGTGCTTGCCGACCTGGAGGTCCCCGTTCGGGAGCACCTTGTGATCGTGGGAGGGAACGACGTCGGGAAGACCTCGATTCTTCGGCTTCTCCACCAGCTGCTGGGCGCGTCGACTCAGCAGCTCTACCAGTCGATACATCCTGAGCACATCCGCGCGGGAGCGGACATGCTCGTCGTGGAAGCGCGACTCGAAGGCTTCAGCGAGGAAGAGGCAGGCCAGTTCCCCTTCCAGATGTCGGTTCGGGAAGGTGAGCCCGACTATCTGCTCCTTCGCCTTGAGGTGGCGAGAGTGGAGGGAGACCCCGACAACGTCCTGATCGATCGCTACTTCCCCGACTCTGGCAATCGGAGGCAGCCGACTCGTGACCAGCTCGCGGTGATCGGGTGGCAGTACCTTCCTGCGGACCGCAGCAACTCGGCCGACTACATGGAAGGCAAGCGGAGCGCCTTCCGGATGATGCTCGATTCGGTCGACGTGGGTAACGACAGCGAGGCTCTGGAGGATCTCCTGGAGTCCTTCAACGAGAAGCTTGCCGACAACGACGCGCTTCACTCGCTCCGTCAGGAGATCGCGGGGCACCTCTCCCGCGCTGTTCCCCGGTCCTACGACGCCGACGGTCTGACAATCCGCACCACGGCCGACCCGCAGTCGAGTCCGCTCGACGGTGCCACCCTCTACCTTCGCGACGGTGACCGCTTTAAGGCGCTCGGAGATCAGAGCGATGGCATGCGTCAGCTCATGGCGCTGACGTTCTTCGATCTCGCACAGTCAGCGGCGAACATCGTGGCGGTCGACGAGCCCGAGATCCATCTGCACGCCGCCAGCCAGCGAACGGTCGCCGCTCTGTTCGCCGCGTCATCGAAGCAACGGATCGTCGTCACGCACTCCCCTTACGTGGTCCAGCGGTTCGAGCCGAAGCACGTGCTCGTCGTCAACCCGGACCGTGAGGTCAGGCAGATCCCTGAGGCGAACTTCAGTGCCGTCGAGAAGGAACGGATCCATTGGTGGTCGCCGCAGCTGCTGGAGGGTCTGACGGCGCGAAAGCTGCTGTTCGTCGAGGGCGCTGCAGATCGAGTGATCGTCGAAGTCGTCGCGGCGAACGCGGGTGTGAGCCTCGATCGCGCCGGCGTGTCTGTGTTCGCTCTCGACGGCGCGGACAAGTTCAAGAAGGTGCTCGAGATCGTCGGCAAGAACGGCTTCGACCTGGCATTGTGCGGCCTGTGCGACGAGGATCGTGAGCATGCTTGGTCCGGGGCGCTGGGCATCAAGCCAAAGTCCCTCGGCAAGCACGGGTTCTTCGTGGCAAGGTCGGATCTCGAGCACGAGTACGTGTCGCTGCTGGGTGCCAGGACCGTCGCCGACGCACTCATCGAAACCGGAATCGCCCGCGAGCAGGGACTGCTCAACGCCGGTGGAGCATCATCGCTCGATGATCTCACCGACAACCAGGTCGCCGACTTCATCACGAAGCAGGACAGCCGGAAGATCCCCGCGGCACGCGCGATCGCGCCTCTGCTCACACCCACGGTGATCGCTTCGTCCGACGCACTCAACGGCCTGATCCAGCACATCAAGGCGATGGTGGTCTGA
- a CDS encoding ComEC/Rec2 family competence protein, with product MLILSAGIVVALHRLDARWLERSRVGEVRSGPAPGPVSEAAWIRARRRERAWRSAGLIVIATGIAALVAVLRWPDQHAEEWSVLACDVGQGDAVLLRGRQDDRESTVLIDAGPDPGALRGCLKDAGVERLDLLVLTHDHADHVAGAEGLGQFVEIDRVWWSSASGRAPQELAGLDDRAARPTIGQRFEGAGLELLVLAPDPATTRISPESEDENNASIVLRAEVSDGSQRFSMLAAGDLEESGAGALLRTDPSVLDVDLLKVSHHGARNGGVAIIDAASPSLALASVGADNDYGHPHPVITEHLAQGSIPLARTDRMGAVAIHVQDGALVAQATG from the coding sequence ATGCTGATCCTCAGTGCGGGGATCGTGGTGGCCCTGCACCGCCTGGATGCCCGCTGGCTGGAGCGCTCCCGCGTGGGCGAGGTCCGCTCCGGACCGGCACCCGGCCCCGTCTCCGAGGCTGCCTGGATCCGGGCCCGACGACGCGAGCGGGCCTGGCGCAGCGCCGGGCTGATCGTGATCGCGACGGGCATCGCGGCCCTCGTCGCGGTGCTGCGCTGGCCGGATCAGCATGCGGAGGAGTGGTCGGTGCTGGCCTGCGACGTCGGCCAGGGCGATGCCGTGCTGCTGCGCGGCCGCCAGGACGACCGCGAGTCCACGGTCCTGATCGATGCCGGGCCCGATCCGGGTGCGCTGCGCGGCTGCCTGAAGGACGCCGGGGTCGAGCGCCTGGACCTGCTGGTGCTCACCCATGACCACGCCGACCACGTGGCCGGCGCCGAGGGCCTGGGGCAGTTCGTGGAGATCGATCGGGTGTGGTGGTCCTCGGCCTCCGGGCGGGCCCCCCAGGAGCTCGCCGGACTGGACGACCGCGCCGCCCGCCCGACGATCGGGCAGCGCTTCGAGGGTGCGGGGCTGGAGCTGCTCGTGCTCGCTCCCGATCCCGCGACGACCCGGATCAGCCCCGAGTCCGAGGACGAGAACAACGCCTCGATCGTCCTGCGCGCCGAGGTCTCCGACGGTTCGCAGCGCTTCTCGATGCTCGCCGCGGGGGACCTGGAGGAGTCGGGGGCCGGTGCCCTGCTGCGCACGGACCCCTCCGTGCTGGACGTGGATCTGCTCAAGGTCTCCCACCACGGCGCGCGCAACGGCGGGGTGGCGATCATCGACGCCGCTTCACCGAGCCTGGCGCTGGCCTCCGTGGGAGCGGACAACGACTACGGCCACCCGCATCCCGTGATCACCGAGCATCTGGCGCAGGGCTCGATCCCCCTGGCGCGCACCGACCGGATGGGTGCGGTGGCCATCCACGTGCAGGACGGTGCGCTGGTGGCCCAGGCCACCGGGTGA
- the holA gene encoding DNA polymerase III subunit delta: MTPPRRRTAAAAAPGVSWRDVEPAPLILITGKEGYLIARAVDRLRAQLKESRGAIELSRVDASGYTPGQLQVLASPSLFEDPKLIVIEDLAQMSEDLLKDGLEYVGQADPEVVVVFVHSGGNRGKKLLDALKAKAVVVDAAPLKNDRDKVEFVRHEFRTHQRTIDPDAARALTQAVGNSTSELASACSQLLSDGPEHITFDVVETYYGGRVEATAFKVADAALAGQPAAALKLWRQALDTGTDPVPMVAALAAKVRLVAAVHGVSGSANQLAGQVGGAPWQVERAQQEARRFTEADMVKALRALAEADAQVKGESRSAPYAVEKAITTIALSGRR; encoded by the coding sequence ATGACTCCGCCTCGTCGTCGCACCGCCGCAGCCGCCGCCCCCGGAGTCTCCTGGCGCGATGTCGAGCCCGCCCCTCTGATCCTGATCACCGGCAAGGAGGGCTACCTGATCGCCCGCGCCGTGGACAGGCTGCGGGCCCAGCTGAAGGAATCACGCGGGGCCATCGAGCTCTCGCGAGTGGACGCGTCCGGTTACACGCCGGGTCAGCTCCAGGTGCTGGCCAGCCCGTCGCTGTTCGAGGACCCCAAGCTGATCGTGATCGAGGATCTCGCGCAGATGAGCGAGGACCTGCTCAAGGACGGCCTGGAGTACGTGGGACAGGCGGATCCCGAGGTCGTGGTGGTCTTCGTGCACTCGGGCGGCAATCGCGGCAAGAAGCTGCTCGACGCCCTGAAGGCCAAGGCGGTCGTGGTGGATGCCGCTCCGCTGAAGAACGATCGCGACAAGGTCGAGTTCGTGCGCCACGAGTTCCGCACCCATCAGCGCACGATCGACCCGGATGCCGCCCGAGCGCTGACGCAGGCCGTCGGCAACTCCACGTCCGAGCTCGCCTCGGCGTGCTCGCAGCTGCTCTCGGACGGCCCGGAGCACATCACCTTCGACGTCGTGGAGACCTACTACGGCGGGCGCGTGGAGGCCACGGCCTTCAAGGTCGCCGACGCCGCCCTGGCCGGTCAGCCGGCGGCGGCGCTGAAGCTGTGGCGGCAGGCCCTGGACACCGGCACGGACCCGGTGCCCATGGTCGCGGCCCTGGCCGCCAAGGTGCGGCTCGTGGCCGCCGTGCACGGTGTGAGCGGCAGCGCGAACCAGCTGGCCGGGCAGGTCGGGGGAGCCCCGTGGCAGGTCGAGCGCGCGCAGCAGGAGGCCCGTCGCTTCACGGAGGCGGACATGGTCAAGGCCTTGCGCGCGCTGGCGGAGGCCGATGCTCAGGTCAAGGGCGAGTCCCGCAGCGCGCCGTACGCGGTGGAGAAGGCGATCACCACGATCGCCCTGTCCGGCCGGCGCTGA
- the rpsT gene encoding 30S ribosomal protein S20, which translates to MANIKSQKKRILTNEKSRLRNNAYKSELKTYVRRLDSAVASGDKSAAETALRDVSRKYDKAVSKGVLHKNNAANKKSGFAKRVASMA; encoded by the coding sequence GTGGCTAACATCAAGTCCCAGAAGAAGCGCATCCTGACGAACGAGAAGTCGCGCCTGCGTAACAACGCGTACAAGTCGGAGCTGAAGACCTACGTGCGCCGCCTCGACTCGGCCGTCGCCTCCGGCGACAAGTCCGCTGCCGAGACCGCACTGCGCGACGTCTCCCGCAAGTACGACAAGGCCGTCTCCAAGGGCGTGCTGCACAAGAACAACGCGGCCAACAAGAAGTCGGGCTTCGCCAAGCGCGTCGCCTCGATGGCCTGA
- a CDS encoding type II toxin-antitoxin system PemK/MazF family toxin, whose translation MAGMNINFQQVARGLLRGYRVVQRLQRETGRTSSGPSTSTTARDSPGSQQRSSSPSSSHSSGRGLSGEYPGDYRGRVAVSYAPDPDGEPDPGEIVWTWVPYEEDHSRGKDRPVLIVGHDGPYLLVLMLTSKDRNNASSSDADYLDIGTGAWDRDGRPSEVKLDRVIRVRPEDVRREGAVLPKDRFDDVARGLERRG comes from the coding sequence ATGGCGGGCATGAACATCAACTTCCAGCAGGTCGCCCGCGGTCTGCTGCGCGGCTATCGGGTCGTGCAGCGCCTCCAGCGCGAGACGGGCCGAACGAGCTCGGGACCCTCGACCTCCACGACCGCCCGGGACAGTCCCGGATCCCAGCAGCGCTCGTCGTCGCCGTCGTCGTCGCACTCCTCCGGTCGCGGGTTGTCCGGTGAGTACCCGGGCGACTACCGGGGCCGTGTGGCGGTGTCCTACGCCCCGGACCCCGACGGCGAGCCCGATCCCGGGGAGATCGTGTGGACCTGGGTGCCCTACGAGGAGGACCACTCCCGGGGCAAGGACCGGCCCGTGCTGATCGTCGGGCACGACGGCCCGTACCTGCTCGTGCTGATGCTGACCTCCAAGGACCGCAACAACGCGAGCTCCTCGGATGCCGACTACCTCGACATCGGCACGGGCGCCTGGGACCGCGACGGCCGCCCGTCCGAGGTCAAGCTGGACCGCGTGATCCGGGTCCGGCCCGAGGATGTGCGCCGCGAGGGCGCGGTGCTGCCGAAGGACCGGTTCGATGACGTCGCCCGGGGGCTCGAGCGACGCGGCTGA